The Segatella copri genome window below encodes:
- the rfbF gene encoding glucose-1-phosphate cytidylyltransferase — MKVVLLAGGFGTRISEESQFKPKPMIEIGGMPILWHIMKEYSYYGHNEFIICAGYKQEYIKEWFSNYFLHNSDVSFDWRNGTNEVTIHQSELEPWKVTVVDTGYNTMTGGRIKRVQKYVGNEPFFMTYGDGVCDVDIDKLLKFHQSHGKLATLTAVKMKQEKGVLNIGGDNAVKSFREKNITDGAPINAGYMVLQPEIFDYLTGDDCVFEKAPLEQLVKEGQLMSYVHEGFWQCMDNIREKNMLEKLLETNTAPWKKWEREVPKSSIL; from the coding sequence ATGAAAGTAGTACTTTTAGCAGGAGGCTTTGGCACTCGCATTAGCGAGGAGAGCCAGTTTAAGCCTAAGCCAATGATTGAGATTGGCGGAATGCCAATCCTTTGGCACATTATGAAGGAATATTCATATTATGGGCACAATGAGTTTATCATCTGTGCAGGTTACAAACAAGAATACATCAAGGAATGGTTCTCCAATTACTTCCTTCATAACAGCGATGTGAGTTTCGATTGGCGGAATGGGACTAATGAGGTTACTATTCATCAAAGCGAGTTGGAACCTTGGAAGGTGACGGTAGTCGATACTGGCTACAACACCATGACTGGTGGCCGTATCAAGCGTGTGCAGAAATATGTGGGTAACGAACCTTTCTTCATGACATACGGTGATGGTGTTTGTGATGTAGATATAGACAAACTCTTGAAATTCCATCAATCACATGGCAAACTTGCCACATTGACCGCTGTCAAAATGAAGCAAGAGAAAGGTGTACTCAATATTGGTGGTGATAATGCTGTCAAGTCCTTCCGTGAGAAGAATATCACCGATGGTGCACCTATCAATGCTGGTTATATGGTTTTGCAGCCAGAAATCTTTGATTATCTTACAGGTGATGACTGCGTCTTCGAGAAAGCACCATTGGAACAATTGGTAAAAGAAGGCCAGTTGATGTCATATGTCCATGAAGGATTCTGGCAGTGTATGGATAACATCCGTGAGAAGAATATGTTGGAGAAGTTATTGGAAACCAATACTGCTCCATGGAAGAAATGGGAAAGAGAAGTCCCTAAATCATCAATTTTATAA
- the rfbG gene encoding CDP-glucose 4,6-dehydratase, giving the protein MAFNNVYQGKKVLITGNTGFKGSWLSTWLTMLGAEVYGYSIDVPSEPGMFNVCKLNEKIHHKFGDIRDKEAMNAYVQEVKPDFIFHLAAQALVLTSYKDPFDTMTTNVIGTTSVLEAIRNIDWNCTCVLITSDKAYNNVEWIWGYRETDEVGGKDVYSGSKGAAELAIRCYWYSFIQNMPNIKMGVARAGNVIGGGDWAKDRIIVDCVKAFSKGETVEIRCPKATRPWQHVLEPLSGYLTLGQYLYENKSENGEAYNFGPRAEQTKTVFELTQDLAEEWGLDKEKASKLTGNVPFKEATLLKLNCDKALAYLNWHSTLHYEQCVHIIAEWYKAFYEGKNVDMFDLTKKQIEYYTKEAVSQNLNWTK; this is encoded by the coding sequence ATGGCATTTAATAACGTCTATCAAGGAAAGAAAGTATTGATTACTGGCAATACAGGTTTTAAAGGTTCATGGCTTTCTACATGGCTCACTATGTTGGGTGCTGAGGTTTATGGCTATTCTATCGATGTGCCTTCAGAACCTGGAATGTTCAATGTATGTAAATTGAATGAGAAGATTCACCATAAGTTTGGAGATATCCGTGACAAAGAGGCAATGAACGCTTATGTGCAGGAAGTGAAGCCTGACTTCATCTTCCATTTGGCAGCGCAGGCATTGGTGTTGACGTCATACAAAGATCCATTTGATACAATGACAACAAATGTGATTGGCACAACATCAGTACTCGAAGCAATCAGAAATATTGATTGGAATTGTACATGTGTATTGATTACCTCAGACAAGGCATATAATAATGTAGAATGGATTTGGGGCTACCGTGAAACTGATGAGGTTGGTGGCAAGGATGTTTACTCAGGTTCAAAGGGTGCAGCAGAATTAGCAATCCGTTGCTATTGGTATTCTTTCATTCAGAACATGCCAAATATCAAGATGGGTGTGGCTCGCGCTGGTAATGTCATCGGTGGTGGAGATTGGGCTAAAGATCGTATTATTGTAGATTGTGTTAAGGCATTCTCTAAGGGAGAAACTGTAGAAATCCGTTGCCCTAAGGCTACCCGTCCTTGGCAGCATGTATTGGAACCACTGAGTGGTTATCTTACTTTGGGACAATATCTCTATGAGAACAAGTCGGAAAATGGAGAGGCTTATAATTTTGGTCCACGTGCAGAACAGACAAAGACTGTGTTCGAGTTGACGCAGGATTTGGCAGAAGAATGGGGATTGGATAAGGAGAAAGCATCTAAGCTGACCGGTAATGTTCCGTTCAAGGAGGCTACCCTTTTGAAATTGAACTGTGATAAGGCTCTTGCTTATCTCAATTGGCATTCAACTTTACATTATGAGCAGTGTGTACATATCATTGCAGAGTGGTACAAAGCATTCTATGAGGGCAAAAACGTAGATATGTTCGATTTGACCAAGAAGCAGATTGAATATTATACTAAGGAAGCTGTAAGTCAGAACTTAAATTGGACAAAATAA
- a CDS encoding dTDP-4-dehydrorhamnose 3,5-epimerase, which translates to MIEGVELHPMKHIAVPKGDIFHAIHSTDEGYVGFGEAYFSEIKHGMVKGWKRHNRMVLNIVVPVGAVKFVVYDDREGSKTKGQFEEIILSPKDNYQRLTVQPGLWMAFAGAGEGTSMLMDIIPEVHDDSEASRVDLSEIPYNFNV; encoded by the coding sequence ATGATAGAAGGAGTAGAATTACATCCGATGAAGCACATTGCTGTTCCTAAGGGTGATATATTTCATGCCATTCATAGTACAGATGAAGGATATGTTGGTTTTGGAGAAGCTTACTTCTCTGAAATCAAACATGGCATGGTGAAAGGCTGGAAGCGCCATAATCGTATGGTGCTAAACATCGTTGTACCTGTTGGTGCTGTAAAGTTTGTTGTTTACGATGATCGTGAAGGCAGTAAGACAAAAGGACAGTTTGAAGAAATTATCCTTTCACCAAAGGATAATTACCAGCGTTTAACGGTTCAGCCAGGTCTCTGGATGGCTTTTGCAGGAGCAGGTGAGGGCACATCTATGCTGATGGATATTATACCGGAAGTTCATGATGATTCAGAGGCATCAAGGGTTGATTTGTCAGAGATTCCTTATAATTTCAACGTATGA
- a CDS encoding NAD-dependent epimerase/dehydratase family protein, whose product MRILITGATGFVGKTLIPYLISKGMKDLVLLVRNLDKAKAMFGNESVGMITTQSSDWMEQVKNTNPDATLHLAAFFTGRHNHENANKLVEANISFTTFLLEALSNTQCQHFINIGTFSEFRYGNGEFHPNNLYSATKTAERPIIRYYQSISKWNWINVVVYSPYGRYNAYKKVIDYMIDSFSASEPVDFTRGEQILDFIHVDDMADFFYTLLQKLPELKDSFYQFHLGTGKGYSIREVASKMEEIWGKKMNANWGGRVYSEQDIMHAVAPIEQNIRLLGWKSKISLTQGIEILKKDTQITPPILEYVKLFYLCAA is encoded by the coding sequence ATGAGAATATTGATTACTGGAGCTACAGGGTTCGTTGGCAAGACTTTGATACCTTATCTCATTAGTAAGGGTATGAAAGATTTAGTTCTTTTAGTCCGAAATCTAGATAAGGCTAAGGCTATGTTTGGCAACGAATCTGTAGGAATGATAACTACCCAGTCTTCTGATTGGATGGAGCAGGTAAAGAATACTAACCCAGATGCTACCTTACATCTGGCAGCATTCTTCACAGGCCGTCATAATCATGAGAATGCAAATAAATTGGTGGAAGCCAATATTTCGTTTACCACATTTTTGTTGGAGGCATTGAGTAATACTCAGTGTCAGCACTTCATCAACATAGGTACATTCTCAGAATTCAGATATGGAAATGGTGAGTTTCATCCTAACAACTTGTATTCTGCAACAAAAACGGCAGAACGTCCAATCATCCGATATTATCAATCCATTTCTAAGTGGAATTGGATTAATGTTGTTGTCTATTCTCCTTATGGTAGATATAATGCCTATAAGAAGGTAATAGATTATATGATTGATTCTTTTTCCGCCAGCGAACCCGTTGATTTTACAAGGGGTGAACAGATTCTTGATTTCATTCATGTTGATGATATGGCTGATTTCTTCTATACGTTGTTGCAGAAACTACCAGAATTGAAAGATTCTTTTTACCAGTTTCATTTGGGAACAGGAAAAGGATATTCTATTCGAGAGGTTGCATCTAAGATGGAAGAGATTTGGGGAAAGAAAATGAATGCAAATTGGGGTGGTAGAGTTTATTCTGAGCAAGATATTATGCATGCTGTTGCACCGATTGAGCAGAATATAAGGCTATTAGGTTGGAAATCTAAAATCTCTTTAACTCAGGGAATTGAAATCTTGAAAAAAGATACTCAAATTACCCCCCCCATTTTAGAATATGTTAAACTATTTTATCTATGTGCAGCATGA
- a CDS encoding NAD-dependent epimerase/dehydratase family protein, with the protein MRILITGATGFVGQNLMPMLVDKCPEAEILVLCRNVDKAHALFPNLSVLFKEAEDWDSVKAFNPQIVLHLASLSTSRNDTDIIQPLLQSNILYGIQLLDALKKCKSLKLFVNTGSFAEYRFGTEAINDAYLYTATKSAFRVFVDYYSQLCQFKYINVIPYTIYGGKPTVKRLMDYILESMDSKESVDMTAGEQILDFTHVDDLCDFYVHVVENAERISDIKNGESFHIGTGRGTTIRELASMMEHVYGKKCNIHWGGRPYRDRDTMQAVAPIAKNISMLGWKAKISLKDGILKMKNQINYE; encoded by the coding sequence ATGAGAATACTGATTACTGGAGCTACGGGCTTTGTGGGTCAGAACCTCATGCCGATGCTCGTAGATAAATGTCCGGAAGCTGAAATCTTAGTTCTCTGTAGAAATGTAGATAAGGCACATGCTCTTTTTCCTAATTTATCAGTCTTATTTAAAGAGGCAGAAGATTGGGATAGTGTTAAAGCCTTCAATCCTCAGATAGTATTGCATTTAGCAAGTCTTTCTACATCACGCAATGATACAGATATTATTCAGCCGCTATTGCAGTCGAATATATTATATGGTATCCAGTTGTTGGATGCTCTGAAAAAATGTAAATCCTTGAAGCTGTTTGTTAATACAGGAAGTTTTGCAGAATATAGATTTGGAACGGAAGCAATAAATGACGCATATCTTTATACCGCAACAAAGAGTGCATTTCGTGTATTTGTAGATTATTATTCGCAACTCTGTCAATTCAAGTACATCAACGTCATTCCTTATACTATATACGGAGGAAAACCGACAGTCAAACGACTAATGGATTATATTTTGGAATCTATGGATAGTAAGGAATCTGTTGACATGACAGCTGGAGAGCAAATCCTTGATTTCACTCATGTTGATGATTTGTGTGACTTCTATGTTCATGTAGTAGAGAATGCAGAAAGAATATCTGATATAAAGAATGGTGAGTCATTTCATATCGGTACCGGAAGGGGAACTACTATCAGAGAACTTGCTTCCATGATGGAGCATGTATATGGCAAGAAATGCAATATTCATTGGGGTGGACGCCCATATCGCGACAGGGATACGATGCAAGCTGTTGCTCCGATAGCCAAGAATATATCTATGTTAGGATGGAAAGCTAAGATTTCGTTGAAGGATGGAATATTAAAAATGAAGAATCAAATCAATTATGAATAA
- a CDS encoding protoporphyrinogen/coproporphyrinogen oxidase — protein sequence MNKTIILGAGISGLGAAYACKQKGIQPLILEKDDTFGGLCGCFTIDGFTFDRFVHLSFAKEEEVLKIFNSSAGEIITHIPNPYNIYNRKWIKHPAQNNLFPLDEQEKKKIIDDFLARPQVDMSQITNYEQWLRIQFGDYFAEHFPMVYTKKYWMCEAKNLETKWVGQRVYQPSVEEVIQGSKTADTPVTYYAKEMRYPKTGGFKHFFSSLADSTDIRYNQKVVAINTEKKEVKTEDGNVYQYNKLYSSIPLPEYSHLLHDIPEDVKIAIGKLKCTSGYHVSIALKTKNIPPYLWWYIYDEDILAARVYSPSLKSPMNAPEGCSSLQMEVYCKEGEYTEKQLLNGTVGKLVELGIIKQEDVLFTHVGFEKYANVIFDQNIYDSREIVRNYLKSVGIEPFGRFGEWGYLWSNQSLLSGMNAIK from the coding sequence ATGAATAAGACAATTATATTGGGAGCCGGTATCTCTGGTTTAGGAGCTGCTTATGCTTGTAAGCAGAAAGGCATACAGCCTCTCATTCTGGAAAAGGATGATACTTTTGGCGGATTGTGTGGATGTTTTACTATTGATGGGTTTACCTTTGATCGCTTTGTTCATCTTTCCTTTGCCAAGGAAGAGGAAGTATTGAAGATTTTTAATTCATCTGCAGGTGAAATCATAACTCACATCCCTAATCCTTACAATATCTATAACAGAAAATGGATTAAGCATCCTGCCCAAAACAATCTGTTCCCATTGGATGAGCAAGAGAAAAAGAAAATCATAGACGATTTCTTGGCTCGTCCACAAGTAGATATGTCCCAAATAACGAACTATGAACAGTGGTTAAGAATACAATTTGGTGATTACTTTGCAGAACATTTCCCTATGGTTTACACCAAAAAGTATTGGATGTGTGAAGCAAAGAATCTTGAGACAAAATGGGTAGGACAGCGAGTATATCAGCCATCTGTTGAGGAAGTAATCCAGGGATCTAAAACCGCAGATACACCTGTTACTTATTACGCAAAGGAGATGCGTTATCCAAAGACGGGAGGTTTTAAGCATTTCTTTAGTTCTTTGGCAGATAGTACTGACATTCGATACAATCAAAAGGTTGTGGCAATTAACACAGAGAAAAAAGAAGTAAAGACAGAAGATGGTAATGTATATCAATACAATAAGCTTTATTCTTCTATACCATTGCCTGAATATAGTCACCTCTTGCATGATATCCCTGAGGATGTAAAGATAGCAATAGGTAAGTTGAAATGTACCTCTGGTTATCATGTATCTATTGCATTAAAGACTAAGAATATTCCTCCATATTTGTGGTGGTATATCTATGATGAGGATATTCTGGCAGCAAGAGTCTATTCCCCATCATTAAAATCACCAATGAATGCTCCTGAAGGTTGTTCGTCTTTGCAAATGGAAGTATATTGTAAGGAGGGTGAATACACAGAAAAACAGCTTTTGAATGGAACTGTAGGAAAGTTGGTTGAATTAGGTATAATAAAACAGGAAGATGTACTCTTTACTCATGTCGGTTTCGAAAAGTATGCCAACGTAATCTTCGATCAGAATATTTATGATAGTCGGGAGATAGTGAGAAACTATCTTAAATCTGTAGGTATAGAGCCTTTCGGACGATTTGGAGAATGGGGTTATCTTTGGAGTAACCAAAGCTTGTTAAGTGGTATGAATGCAATAAAATAA
- a CDS encoding flippase gives MASLKKNIFYNSIRVGSNLVFPLVTFPYVTRIMGPDTLGLFNYITAIAGYFTLFASIGFPIYGIREVAQSKDDPNKLQSATNAIFTANILACLVVYAVYFIASLLLAHSEHDFWLYFVLGLSVLLSCISFDWFYQGVEDFKYITIRSIAIKLISIVCLFIFVRTQDDILPYAILTIAGTCGNNILNLIRIRKYVKLKISFQDCWKHTKGASVLFLGTIAVSLYTNLNSVMVGALGTMAAVAFFTTGNKLVQMLMTVLGAVTSSIIPRMAYLVGKGDEKEAIALQKKTLNLLLYVSIPMVFGIIALAHPLILLFGGKEFLPAVPVMQILSTLLVIITLSGFLGNQILIPMHKEKYGNYCVGGGAIANLTVNFILIPLFAEIGVAIAVVIAETVVTAMHFYFAHRYMKLKWMDFVPVKCILASILMFLVIVATYSNDFSPLYCFLWAIIGMIVYVVSLLGLKDQYFKETIFKLIKR, from the coding sequence ATGGCATCCTTAAAGAAGAATATATTTTATAATTCAATCCGGGTAGGAAGTAATCTAGTCTTTCCTCTTGTTACATTTCCGTATGTAACAAGAATCATGGGACCAGATACATTAGGCTTGTTTAATTATATAACAGCAATAGCAGGATACTTCACTTTATTTGCAAGTATTGGATTTCCTATTTATGGTATAAGAGAAGTTGCACAGAGTAAAGATGATCCAAATAAACTGCAATCAGCAACAAATGCAATATTCACAGCTAATATTCTTGCATGTTTGGTGGTCTATGCTGTATATTTTATAGCTTCTTTATTGCTGGCGCATTCAGAACATGACTTTTGGCTATACTTTGTTCTTGGTCTGTCAGTCCTACTGTCGTGCATCTCCTTTGATTGGTTTTATCAAGGCGTTGAAGATTTTAAGTATATAACGATCAGAAGTATAGCAATAAAGCTGATTTCAATAGTTTGTCTTTTTATCTTTGTACGTACACAAGACGATATTTTACCCTATGCGATACTGACAATAGCAGGAACTTGTGGTAATAATATATTGAACCTTATAAGAATAAGGAAATATGTAAAGCTGAAAATCTCATTTCAGGACTGTTGGAAACATACAAAAGGTGCTTCTGTACTTTTCTTAGGTACAATAGCTGTTAGTCTTTATACGAATCTCAATAGTGTAATGGTGGGAGCGTTAGGTACAATGGCAGCTGTCGCCTTTTTTACAACAGGTAATAAACTGGTACAAATGCTGATGACTGTCTTAGGGGCAGTCACATCTTCTATTATTCCTCGTATGGCTTATCTTGTAGGCAAGGGAGATGAAAAAGAAGCAATAGCTTTGCAAAAGAAAACGTTAAATTTACTTCTTTATGTTTCCATACCTATGGTATTTGGTATAATTGCTTTAGCTCATCCCCTAATATTATTATTTGGAGGTAAGGAGTTTTTGCCTGCAGTTCCTGTTATGCAGATATTATCGACTCTTTTGGTTATCATTACATTATCTGGTTTTTTAGGAAATCAAATTTTGATACCTATGCATAAAGAAAAATATGGCAACTATTGTGTGGGGGGAGGAGCAATTGCGAATTTAACAGTGAATTTCATATTGATACCATTATTTGCAGAAATTGGCGTAGCAATAGCAGTCGTTATAGCCGAAACTGTTGTGACTGCAATGCATTTTTATTTTGCTCATCGTTATATGAAACTCAAGTGGATGGATTTTGTGCCTGTTAAATGTATTTTAGCTTCAATTTTAATGTTTTTGGTTATAGTAGCTACCTATTCCAATGACTTCTCTCCACTCTATTGTTTTTTGTGGGCAATAATAGGAATGATAGTATATGTGGTTAGTCTATTGGGGCTAAAAGATCAATATTTCAAAGAAACAATTTTTAAACTTATTAAGCGATGA
- a CDS encoding glycosyltransferase family 2 protein: protein MRDIYEYRDNFADYRDVKSILLWGDTNAIQNPEVSIIMPCFSHPDFLKTSLKSAINQDFKGKYEIIICDNNELTDIPTENQKIVEEFANSKILYYRNEKNIGMIGNWNRLIELAHAPFVVYLHDDDLLLPTALSTLIRIQKKYNADGVNAAFNKIGADGNILSEAKYVPHIKLGFLKSHKIIKSSVIDLFLGRNGGFGCGCLFRKKCLLEIGGFSPEFYPSADYALNAVMATKYNVYFCKEPTFCYRVAENESLSVYEQFAEVDKHFRNCMKKFIHIPNFILNRLILAMYRTSQISFKVMWGKADKSFLKQQRKDDLLVLKLAHRVRLLMSDFKPFSN, encoded by the coding sequence ATGAGAGATATATATGAATATCGAGATAATTTTGCTGATTACAGAGATGTAAAATCAATTTTGTTATGGGGAGATACGAACGCAATACAGAATCCTGAAGTTTCTATCATCATGCCATGTTTTAGTCATCCGGATTTTCTGAAAACATCTTTAAAGTCTGCTATTAATCAAGATTTTAAAGGTAAATATGAAATAATTATCTGTGACAATAATGAACTGACTGATATTCCTACAGAAAATCAGAAAATAGTTGAGGAATTTGCTAATTCCAAAATTCTTTATTACAGAAATGAAAAAAATATAGGAATGATTGGTAATTGGAATAGATTGATAGAATTAGCTCATGCTCCTTTTGTTGTATATCTCCATGATGATGACCTTTTGCTGCCAACAGCATTGTCTACATTAATAAGAATACAGAAAAAATATAATGCTGATGGTGTGAATGCTGCATTTAATAAAATAGGAGCAGATGGTAATATCTTATCTGAAGCAAAATATGTACCGCATATTAAACTTGGGTTTCTTAAATCACATAAGATAATTAAATCATCTGTAATAGATTTGTTTTTAGGGCGTAATGGAGGCTTTGGCTGTGGATGCCTGTTTAGAAAAAAATGTTTATTAGAGATTGGTGGCTTTTCTCCAGAATTTTATCCTTCTGCAGATTATGCCTTGAATGCGGTAATGGCAACTAAATATAATGTATATTTCTGCAAGGAACCGACTTTCTGTTATAGAGTTGCAGAAAATGAATCGCTATCAGTTTATGAACAATTTGCAGAAGTAGATAAGCATTTTAGGAATTGCATGAAAAAATTCATTCATATTCCTAACTTTATATTAAATCGATTAATTCTTGCCATGTATAGAACTTCCCAAATATCTTTTAAAGTAATGTGGGGTAAAGCTGACAAGAGTTTTCTTAAACAACAAAGAAAAGATGATTTGTTAGTTTTAAAATTAGCACATAGAGTTAGACTTTTGATGTCCGATTTTAAACCTTTTAGTAATTAA
- a CDS encoding AAA family ATPase, whose amino-acid sequence MNIRIIIDKLGPITDSEIELKPFMVYTGESGLGKSYTALLWYNLVTSLTPIRLQEFITMKLNGSAKEELTFKFKDFRMWLNQNTAAFLGYLLGNNNFECQVNYVFEQDDNMNIAIKRLHDEDASGFTRFSINDDIDVFPLDLEDNVMMMSFSLHGYLAQLYFDKNYLRPLILPPARAAFMGANTTSPIGMYRDFLAQLDDLKTPSRIISPDNQFYANYIAKLADGEIVLENGSVFLLFESGEKIPVSAAASSVKELMPFLLMLQNGKNRQYNSLLFEEPEAHVHPKKQFLVMDMLVRCCNKGMLIQMTTHSDYLLGRMNQLLLLGKIRNKSMKAFEKFCSDHQFNKNLYLETEQVGAYYFKRQDGKVVIENQDLSTGLPFSSFENTVRSQMELSADITDLAENLGIESNL is encoded by the coding sequence ATGAATATCCGAATAATAATAGATAAGTTAGGACCTATTACTGATTCTGAGATAGAACTGAAGCCTTTTATGGTTTATACGGGTGAATCGGGATTAGGTAAGAGCTATACCGCATTATTGTGGTATAACTTAGTTACTTCATTGACTCCTATTAGACTTCAAGAGTTTATCACAATGAAGTTGAATGGGAGCGCAAAGGAAGAACTTACTTTTAAATTCAAGGATTTCAGAATGTGGCTCAATCAAAATACTGCTGCATTTCTTGGTTATTTGTTAGGTAACAATAATTTTGAGTGTCAAGTTAATTATGTTTTTGAGCAGGACGATAACATGAATATTGCAATCAAAAGGTTGCATGATGAGGATGCGTCTGGATTTACTCGCTTTAGTATCAATGATGATATAGATGTTTTTCCCCTTGATTTGGAGGACAATGTCATGATGATGAGTTTTAGCCTTCATGGCTATTTGGCACAATTATACTTTGACAAAAATTATCTGCGCCCTTTGATCTTACCACCTGCTAGAGCTGCCTTTATGGGAGCTAACACTACATCGCCTATTGGTATGTATCGTGATTTCTTGGCTCAGCTCGACGATCTCAAGACTCCTTCCAGAATTATCAGCCCAGACAATCAATTCTATGCCAACTATATCGCAAAGTTGGCTGATGGTGAGATTGTCTTGGAAAATGGTAGTGTGTTCTTGCTGTTTGAGTCTGGTGAAAAGATACCTGTATCTGCAGCAGCCTCTTCAGTAAAGGAGCTGATGCCATTCTTACTGATGTTACAAAATGGAAAGAATAGACAGTATAATAGTCTGCTTTTTGAGGAACCAGAAGCTCATGTGCATCCTAAGAAGCAATTTCTCGTGATGGATATGTTGGTTCGCTGTTGTAACAAGGGTATGCTCATCCAGATGACTACCCATAGTGATTATCTCCTGGGTCGCATGAATCAGTTGCTATTATTGGGTAAGATTAGAAATAAGTCTATGAAAGCTTTCGAGAAATTCTGTAGTGATCATCAGTTTAATAAGAACCTGTATCTGGAGACTGAACAGGTAGGTGCTTATTATTTCAAGCGTCAAGATGGTAAGGTGGTCATAGAAAATCAAGATTTGTCAACAGGCCTTCCTTTCAGTTCTTTTGAGAACACGGTAAGAAGCCAAATGGAACTGTCGGCAGATATTACTGATTTGGCGGAAAACTTGGGTATCGAGTCTAACTTATAA
- the glf gene encoding UDP-galactopyranose mutase encodes MSDNHYDYLIVGSGLYGATFAHLAHKQGKKCLVIDKRSHLGGNIYCENIEGINVHKYGAHIFHTSNKKVWDFVNSIVEFNRYTNSPVANYEGKLYNLPFNMNTFYQMWGVTTPEEAQTKIDEQKAEAVARMKADGVTEPRNLEEQAKVLIGKDIYEKLIKGYTEKQWGRKCTELPAFIIKRLPVRLIFDNNYFNDKYQGIPVGGYNKLIDGLLEGVETKTNVDFFENRSYCEGIADKIVFTGKIDEFYNYQFGKLNYRTVRFETEIIDKPNYQGNAVVNYTEREVPYTRVIEHKHFEMFGQEVYENPKTVISKEYSTEWKDGMEPYYPVNDKLNSELYAKYKGLADKEENVIFGGRLAEYKYYDMAPVIEKVMERF; translated from the coding sequence ATGAGTGATAATCATTACGACTATTTGATAGTTGGCTCCGGTCTTTACGGAGCCACATTTGCACATCTTGCTCACAAGCAGGGCAAGAAGTGCTTGGTGATAGATAAGCGATCTCACTTGGGTGGCAATATCTATTGTGAGAACATCGAGGGTATCAACGTGCATAAGTATGGAGCACACATCTTCCATACCTCCAATAAGAAGGTGTGGGACTTCGTCAACTCCATTGTTGAGTTCAACCGCTATACCAACTCGCCAGTGGCAAATTACGAGGGCAAACTCTATAATCTGCCTTTCAATATGAATACCTTCTATCAGATGTGGGGCGTAACCACACCTGAAGAAGCTCAGACTAAGATTGATGAGCAGAAGGCGGAAGCTGTTGCTCGTATGAAAGCAGATGGCGTTACAGAACCTCGCAACCTGGAGGAGCAAGCCAAGGTATTGATTGGAAAAGACATTTATGAGAAACTTATCAAGGGATATACTGAGAAGCAGTGGGGAAGAAAATGTACGGAACTTCCTGCTTTCATTATCAAGCGCTTGCCAGTTCGTCTTATCTTCGATAATAACTACTTCAATGATAAGTACCAGGGTATCCCTGTTGGTGGTTATAACAAACTCATTGATGGCTTGCTTGAAGGAGTAGAGACGAAAACGAATGTAGATTTCTTTGAAAACCGCTCTTATTGTGAGGGTATCGCTGACAAGATAGTGTTCACAGGTAAGATAGATGAATTCTATAATTATCAGTTTGGCAAGCTAAACTATCGTACAGTACGCTTTGAGACAGAGATTATTGATAAACCAAATTATCAGGGCAATGCGGTGGTAAACTATACCGAGCGTGAAGTACCTTACACTCGTGTTATTGAACACAAGCATTTTGAAATGTTTGGTCAGGAAGTATATGAAAACCCAAAGACTGTTATTTCGAAAGAGTATTCTACAGAATGGAAGGATGGCATGGAGCCATACTATCCTGTGAATGACAAGCTGAACTCTGAGCTATATGCCAAGTACAAAGGTCTGGCAGACAAGGAAGAGAATGTTATCTTTGGTGGTCGCTTAGCTGAATATAAGTATTACGATATGGCTCCTGTAATTGAGAAGGTGATGGAGAGGTTCTAA